Proteins encoded by one window of Pseudomonadota bacterium:
- a CDS encoding polyprenyl synthetase family protein — MESPVRLIEEDLKTLESSIQELIATRVSFIKEIVNYIIKSGGKRVRPILVILTAKLCGYKNEKHISYAAIIEFIHTATLLHDDVVDNAQTRRGSSTVNTVWGNEPSVLVGDFLYSKSFELMAEDGNHEILKTISKATTALSEGEILELLKTSDIDTREEEYFEIIGNKTAVLFSAACEIGAILGNIDKEKRLSLKNFGYNLGIAFQLTDDILDYISYDNILGKHVGTDLKEGKVTLPLIHALKSTNEKEKTSIKKVLEKNNVTIKDFERVRNIILKHGGTEYASTIAKQYIDTTKKFLNIFQPSPYKNALLSLADYMLKREM, encoded by the coding sequence ATGGAAAGCCCGGTAAGATTGATAGAAGAAGATTTAAAAACACTTGAATCATCAATTCAAGAACTGATTGCAACAAGGGTTAGCTTTATTAAAGAAATTGTGAATTACATAATTAAGTCAGGTGGAAAAAGGGTAAGACCAATCCTTGTTATACTTACTGCAAAGCTCTGTGGATATAAAAATGAAAAGCACATATCCTACGCTGCAATCATAGAGTTTATCCATACAGCTACACTTTTGCATGACGATGTGGTAGACAACGCACAGACAAGGAGAGGCTCTTCAACTGTAAACACAGTTTGGGGAAACGAACCAAGCGTCCTTGTGGGGGATTTTTTATACTCAAAATCCTTTGAACTAATGGCAGAGGACGGAAATCACGAAATCTTAAAAACTATATCAAAAGCAACCACAGCACTATCAGAAGGAGAAATTTTAGAATTATTAAAAACATCAGATATAGATACCAGAGAAGAAGAATATTTTGAAATCATAGGGAATAAGACCGCGGTTCTGTTTTCGGCAGCTTGTGAAATAGGGGCAATCCTTGGCAATATAGATAAAGAGAAAAGACTTTCACTCAAAAATTTTGGTTACAATCTCGGCATAGCCTTTCAACTTACAGACGATATACTCGACTATATCTCGTACGACAATATCCTTGGAAAACATGTGGGGACAGATTTAAAAGAGGGCAAGGTAACACTTCCTCTAATCCATGCCCTAAAATCAACAAATGAAAAAGAAAAAACATCCATCAAAAAGGTGCTTGAAAAAAACAACGTGACAATAAAGGATTTTGAAAGGGTGAGAAATATTATACTGAAACACGGGGGCACAGAATATGCATCAACGATAGCAAAACAATACATAGACACAACTAAAAAATTTTTGAATATCTTTCAACCTTCTCCCTATAAAAATGCCCTTTTGAGTCTTGCTGACTATATGCTCAAGAGAGAAATGTAA